From Mercenaria mercenaria strain notata unplaced genomic scaffold, MADL_Memer_1 contig_4818, whole genome shotgun sequence, the proteins below share one genomic window:
- the LOC128554196 gene encoding kelch-like protein 11 isoform X1 has translation MNLMIYVLQVDSYRKMEGSDQEPLLHWQHNKDLGNCMIELYKNRLWTDVKFRCKDHDEGERISAHKVVLAARSPVFQAMFFGPCADGKDEVDLTNAVGATLDIVLRYIYSDTVTLTKENASAVLEMAHYYQVTNLVQFCADYLATIITPENACGILTLAMFYKVTTLRDACCTFIDRNADEILNSEGFLELPDDCLTYILKGDTFYADENNIFIKAEDWARRKIGEVGLEKTGPNIRKTLGPSFYYLRLPTMTPQTLMKCIRKKGYYSVEEYEDIVDFANGHTADASFHSMTCNSCEARLPKEEILIINNSDGEPNICDGISTFFQISVSRDVKLTNLTVPEIQHHLQYDSEHYTDKNCPAESISQSDLDDFLRQNNKNVLKLTYTTDSHRVKRHRRNGSYYTTYVSYTERKAQTLKATNGEDLSDRLNMLNIAVSGNLKIKCKKTQIFPMGESNRGLKLKEEDTALTDGKQDQVSEEENKEEEDIEQKEDKNTRGAVSSEEEDELIFEQDFQSSDVPYRRIDLKEPLTLTKNASPYKIEITMHYSCTSRVKMKTFCSNTKTVTSKFGQLQLRDIAGQFAGIESIGIENISNR, from the exons ATGAACTTAATGATTTATGTTCTTCAGGTTGATAGTTATCGCAAAATGGAAGGTTCGGATCAAGAACCATTGTTACACTGGCAACACAATAAAGATCTAGGTAACTGCATGATAGAGCTGTACAAAAATAGGCTTTGGACAGATGTCAAATTCAGGTGCAAAGATCATGACGAAGGCGAAAGAATTAGTGCGCACAAAGTAGTTCTAGCTGCAAGAAGTCCCGTATTTCAGGCGATGTTTTTCGGTCCGTGTGCCGATGGAAAAGACGAAGTAGATCTGACTAATGCAGTCGGGGCCACCCTTGATATAGTTCTGCG ATATATCTACAGCGACACTGTCACCCTGACCAAGGAGAATGCTTCTGCTGTGCTGGAAATGGCTCATTACTACCAAGTTACAAACCTAGTACAGTTCTGCGCTGATTATCTCGCTACAATTATAACACCAGAAAATGCTTGTGGAATTTTAACACTGgctatgttttataaagtaacaACTCTCCGTGATGCATGTTGCACCTTTATTGACAGAAATGCAGACGAAATTTTGAACTCCGAAGGTTTCTTAGAATTGCCAGATGATTGCCTCACATATATATTGAAAGGTGACACGTTCTACGCAGATGAAAATAACATATTCATTAAAGCTGAAGACTGGGCAAGGAGAAAGATTGGAGAAGTTGGTCTTGAAAAGACTGGCCCAAATATACGAAAAACACTAGGTCCATCGTTTTATTATCTGAGACTTCCAACAATGACACCCCAGACACTGATGAAGTGTATTCGCAAGAAAGGTTACTATTCCGTTGAGGAATATGAAGACATTGTTGATTTTGCTAACGGACATACTGCTGATGCTTCCTTTCATTCAATGACGTGCAATTCGTGTGAAGCAAGACTTCCAAAAGAAGAAATACTGATTATAAATAATTCAGATGGAGAACCAAATATATGTGACGGTATTAGTACATTCTTTCAAATATCTGTATCAAGAGATGTTAAACTGACAAATTTAACCGTTCCAGAAATACAGCATCATTTACAATACGATAGTGAGCATTATACAGACAAAAACTGCCCAGCTGAGAGTATCAGTCAATCTGACCTAGATGATTTTTTGAGACAGAACAATAAAAACGTTTTGAAACTAACATATACCACAGACAGTCATAGAGTAAAGAGACACAGACGTAATGGATCATATTATACAACATATGTGAGCTATACAGAGAGAAAAGCACAGACGCTTAAAGCTACTAATGGAGAAGATCTTTCAGATAGGCTTAACATGCTTAACATTGCTGTGTCgggtaatttaaaaattaaatgtaaaaaaactcAAATATTCCCAATGGGTGAGAGTAACAGAGGGCTTAAACTAAAGGAAGAAGACACAGCTCTAACTGATGGAAAACAGGATCAAGTCTCTGAAGAAGAAAACAAAGAAGAAGAAGATATTGAACAAAAAGAAGACAAAAATACACGTGGTGCAGTTTCTAGTGAAGAGGAGGATGAACTGATCTTTGAACAAGATTTTCAGTCTTCAGATGTTCCATATAGAAGAATTGACTTAAAAGAGCCTTTGACATTGACAAAGAATGCTTCAccatataaaattgaaataacaatGCACTACAGTTGCACAAGTAGAGTCAAAATGAAGACATTCTGTAGCAACACAAAAACTGTAACAAGTAAGTTTGGACAGTTACAGTTACGGGACATTGCAGGTCAGTTTGCTGGAATCGAAAGCATAGgaattgaaaatatatcaaatcgATAG
- the LOC128554196 gene encoding kelch-like protein 11 isoform X2, with product MEGSDQEPLLHWQHNKDLGNCMIELYKNRLWTDVKFRCKDHDEGERISAHKVVLAARSPVFQAMFFGPCADGKDEVDLTNAVGATLDIVLRYIYSDTVTLTKENASAVLEMAHYYQVTNLVQFCADYLATIITPENACGILTLAMFYKVTTLRDACCTFIDRNADEILNSEGFLELPDDCLTYILKGDTFYADENNIFIKAEDWARRKIGEVGLEKTGPNIRKTLGPSFYYLRLPTMTPQTLMKCIRKKGYYSVEEYEDIVDFANGHTADASFHSMTCNSCEARLPKEEILIINNSDGEPNICDGISTFFQISVSRDVKLTNLTVPEIQHHLQYDSEHYTDKNCPAESISQSDLDDFLRQNNKNVLKLTYTTDSHRVKRHRRNGSYYTTYVSYTERKAQTLKATNGEDLSDRLNMLNIAVSGNLKIKCKKTQIFPMGESNRGLKLKEEDTALTDGKQDQVSEEENKEEEDIEQKEDKNTRGAVSSEEEDELIFEQDFQSSDVPYRRIDLKEPLTLTKNASPYKIEITMHYSCTSRVKMKTFCSNTKTVTSKFGQLQLRDIAGQFAGIESIGIENISNR from the exons ATGGAAGGTTCGGATCAAGAACCATTGTTACACTGGCAACACAATAAAGATCTAGGTAACTGCATGATAGAGCTGTACAAAAATAGGCTTTGGACAGATGTCAAATTCAGGTGCAAAGATCATGACGAAGGCGAAAGAATTAGTGCGCACAAAGTAGTTCTAGCTGCAAGAAGTCCCGTATTTCAGGCGATGTTTTTCGGTCCGTGTGCCGATGGAAAAGACGAAGTAGATCTGACTAATGCAGTCGGGGCCACCCTTGATATAGTTCTGCG ATATATCTACAGCGACACTGTCACCCTGACCAAGGAGAATGCTTCTGCTGTGCTGGAAATGGCTCATTACTACCAAGTTACAAACCTAGTACAGTTCTGCGCTGATTATCTCGCTACAATTATAACACCAGAAAATGCTTGTGGAATTTTAACACTGgctatgttttataaagtaacaACTCTCCGTGATGCATGTTGCACCTTTATTGACAGAAATGCAGACGAAATTTTGAACTCCGAAGGTTTCTTAGAATTGCCAGATGATTGCCTCACATATATATTGAAAGGTGACACGTTCTACGCAGATGAAAATAACATATTCATTAAAGCTGAAGACTGGGCAAGGAGAAAGATTGGAGAAGTTGGTCTTGAAAAGACTGGCCCAAATATACGAAAAACACTAGGTCCATCGTTTTATTATCTGAGACTTCCAACAATGACACCCCAGACACTGATGAAGTGTATTCGCAAGAAAGGTTACTATTCCGTTGAGGAATATGAAGACATTGTTGATTTTGCTAACGGACATACTGCTGATGCTTCCTTTCATTCAATGACGTGCAATTCGTGTGAAGCAAGACTTCCAAAAGAAGAAATACTGATTATAAATAATTCAGATGGAGAACCAAATATATGTGACGGTATTAGTACATTCTTTCAAATATCTGTATCAAGAGATGTTAAACTGACAAATTTAACCGTTCCAGAAATACAGCATCATTTACAATACGATAGTGAGCATTATACAGACAAAAACTGCCCAGCTGAGAGTATCAGTCAATCTGACCTAGATGATTTTTTGAGACAGAACAATAAAAACGTTTTGAAACTAACATATACCACAGACAGTCATAGAGTAAAGAGACACAGACGTAATGGATCATATTATACAACATATGTGAGCTATACAGAGAGAAAAGCACAGACGCTTAAAGCTACTAATGGAGAAGATCTTTCAGATAGGCTTAACATGCTTAACATTGCTGTGTCgggtaatttaaaaattaaatgtaaaaaaactcAAATATTCCCAATGGGTGAGAGTAACAGAGGGCTTAAACTAAAGGAAGAAGACACAGCTCTAACTGATGGAAAACAGGATCAAGTCTCTGAAGAAGAAAACAAAGAAGAAGAAGATATTGAACAAAAAGAAGACAAAAATACACGTGGTGCAGTTTCTAGTGAAGAGGAGGATGAACTGATCTTTGAACAAGATTTTCAGTCTTCAGATGTTCCATATAGAAGAATTGACTTAAAAGAGCCTTTGACATTGACAAAGAATGCTTCAccatataaaattgaaataacaatGCACTACAGTTGCACAAGTAGAGTCAAAATGAAGACATTCTGTAGCAACACAAAAACTGTAACAAGTAAGTTTGGACAGTTACAGTTACGGGACATTGCAGGTCAGTTTGCTGGAATCGAAAGCATAGgaattgaaaatatatcaaatcgATAG
- the LOC128554195 gene encoding uncharacterized protein LOC128554195: protein MSYDYYDKLNDEQKVRYKAKIGAAGLDQCPYRLPGDCWVNNPARWPKLEYPDVYEYLINTPGVHTKEAMRNRKALEATNQFQSGWVRTVLFHATSKCVILRAEVMPSQRTNDNAHNPWVALTPDALVCTAHCDCMAGLGESCSHVAALLFKVEAAVRLGLCDRACTDEPCRWNNDFVKKVTPSPISEIPFYKEKTKENAQKKQRRPPLSWEPATDAEQASLLDMLTTCEKVPIGLSLFNKYHDKFHYKAVVPEKVMLPNSLRNFYKQDITDVESEVTSLMNIKYSAETINLIEKSTRAQSASVNWKQLRQGRITASIAKEVGNLSLDKPAASTILKVTTAGKDISNVPSVKWGNDHESIALQEFTELVKDNHEGFSVLTPGLRLSKNHHFIGASADGLVTCECHDMRTVEVKCPYKLRDIDSQEELHYCEFLDENLQIQKEHRYYDQIQLQMHVYGTEECVFIVWTPKVMFIQDVKKTPCLLNNFL from the exons ATGTCTTATGATTACTATGACAAACTGAATGATGAGCAGAAAGTGCGATATAAGGCTAAAATTGGTGCAGCAGGACTTGATCAGTGCCCGTATCGTTTACCCGGTGATTGTTGGGTGAACAATCCGGCAAGATGGCCGAAATTAGAGTATCCTGATGTTTACGAATATCTGATCAACACACCAG gtgTTCACACAAAAGAAGCCATGCGTAACCGTAAAGCTCTCGAGGCGACAAATCAGTTTCAGTCCGGATGGGTTCGAACAGTATTATTTCATGCTACATCAAAGTGTGTGATCCTTCGCGCAGAGGTGATGCCGTCACAGAGGACCAATGACAATGCACACAACCCATGGGTTGCATTGACTCCAGATGCTCTTGTTTGTACAGCACACTGTGACTGCATGGCAGG ATTAGGAGAATCCTGTTCTCATGTAGCTGCTCTGCTCTTCAAAGTAGAAGCTGCTGTTAGACTAGGCTTATGCGATAGAGCATGCACAGATGAACCTTGCCGGTGGAACAATGACTTTGTGAAAAAGGTGACACCAAGTCCCATTTCTGAAATCCCTTTCTACAAggaaaaaacaaaggaaaatgcACAGAAGAAACAACGTCGACCACCATTGTCATGGGAGCCAGCCACAGATGCAGAGCAGGCGAGTTTATTAGACATGTTAACAACGTGTGAAAAGGTGCCAATAGGTCTTAGTCTGTTCAACAAATATCATGATAAGTTTCATTATAAGGCTGTAGTTCCGGAAAAAGTGATGCTTCCCAATTCGTTAAGGAATTTTTATAAACAGGATATAACTGATGTAGAAAGTGAAGTCACAAGTctaatgaacataaaatacagtGCAGAAACAATTAACCTTATTGAGAAGAGTACGAGAGCCCAGTCCGCATCAGTGAACTGGAAGCAATTGAGGCAAGGCAGAATAACTGCGAGTATAGCTAAAGAAGTAGGAAATCTGTCCCTTGACAAACCGGCTGCATCAACCATTCTAAAAGTAACAACTGCAGGGAAAGACATTTCCAATGTCCCTTCAGTTAAGTGGGGAAATGACCACGAGAGCATTGCTCTACAGGAATTTACTGAACTTGTAAAAGACAATCATGAAGGATTTAGTGTTTTAACGCCAGGATTGAGACTGTCAAAAAATCACCATTTTATTGGGGCGTCAGCAGATGGATTAGTGACTTGTGAATGTCACGACATGAGAACTGTTGAAGTGAAATGTCCCTATAAATTAAGAGACATAGACTCACAGGAAGAACTTCACTATTGTGAATTCTTAGATGAAAATCTACAGATACAAAAGGAACATAGATATTATGATCAAATTCAACTTCAAATGCACGTGTACGGAACTGAAGAGTGTGTTTTTATAGTGTGGACACCTAAAGTGATGTTCATACAAGACGTGAAAAAGACACCTTGTTTATTGAACAACTTCTTGTGA